One stretch of Dokdonia sp. Hel_I_53 DNA includes these proteins:
- a CDS encoding GreA/GreB family elongation factor, with protein sequence MSRGFVKEDDQEETPIIPPRAALPAGTTNYVTSVGLLELKNELKKLDHQIGNLAETDDRERRRALAVLNGKRNLLIERINTARTLDKIKDIGEIRFGAIVTYIIEGLKKPVTIQIVGVDEANVTKQKIAFTAPIARSLVGKRLDDIIDFKMGNKVRKITIKQIEYPTE encoded by the coding sequence ATGAGTAGAGGATTTGTAAAAGAAGATGATCAAGAGGAAACGCCTATTATACCACCTAGAGCAGCTTTGCCGGCTGGAACTACAAATTATGTTACATCAGTTGGTTTACTGGAACTAAAAAATGAATTAAAAAAATTAGACCATCAAATTGGAAACCTAGCCGAAACTGATGATCGTGAGAGACGACGTGCCCTCGCCGTTTTGAATGGAAAGCGTAATCTTTTGATAGAGCGCATAAATACTGCCCGTACCCTTGATAAAATTAAAGATATTGGAGAAATACGCTTTGGAGCAATTGTAACATACATTATAGAAGGATTAAAAAAACCTGTTACTATACAAATTGTAGGCGTAGACGAAGCAAATGTAACCAAACAAAAAATTGCTTTTACAGCTCCTATAGCGAGATCACTTGTAGGTAAGAGACTTGATGACATTATTGATTTTAAAATGGGCAATAAAGTCAGGAAAATAACTATAAAACAAATTGAATACCCTACAGAATGA
- a CDS encoding FAD/NAD(P)-binding protein, translating into MRNYAIIGGGPRGLYALESLYLALFNSESNKEVKVTLFEPFAYPGAGWVWNPEQVTTNWLNITERGLQGLKGRPEIQFGTSIIPGFPSYSDWIEKEKDTITDNTPDTFPPRAKMGTYLNARFETIVKALQGFGLLLVIKEKVVDIKYIPPHFEIITKQQSIKGIDEIVLTVGHQDTELSEQLKKWQEHAKENKVPQTFTEPYPVEKILQATIDKTTVVGFRGFGLATIDLLRALTIKKGAHFEILNEHTREVAFKPSEKHPEKFVPFSLDGLPMVPKPLNKTVDDLFAPSEDALSAFAKAVNQGACGEHTAKHHYFLLESMAEVVVPIFLSLGSKAIEHDYTSSELYYLAINYISNKEIDHPLLLSHKLPTLEMMQDQVGMAIGEVQITLDYCIGQVWRHCQPTIYSEFSYPELPDAVVAEVIALDEASKRYTYGPPVESIQQLIALTKAGYLDLSVLKDPDINLHNEGWKLKLEEQELDVHTMINAVLDAPELVKVNTTLIQNLLKDKMIEPKHTDLGIRTDDYGYVEVPEDKSFVPLAVLGRLSKGSVIGVDAILECFGKRITSWANHSIKCMLEK; encoded by the coding sequence ATGAGAAATTATGCAATTATAGGCGGTGGACCTAGAGGACTTTATGCTTTAGAAAGTTTGTATCTCGCTTTATTTAATTCTGAAAGTAATAAAGAAGTAAAAGTTACGCTCTTTGAACCCTTTGCATATCCAGGCGCCGGCTGGGTTTGGAACCCCGAACAAGTCACAACAAACTGGCTTAACATTACGGAGCGAGGTTTGCAAGGTTTGAAGGGCCGACCTGAAATACAATTTGGAACTTCTATTATACCAGGTTTTCCCTCATATAGCGATTGGATAGAAAAAGAGAAAGATACCATTACTGATAATACTCCAGATACGTTTCCTCCTAGAGCAAAAATGGGTACTTACCTCAATGCTAGGTTTGAAACTATCGTAAAAGCTTTGCAAGGCTTTGGACTGTTATTAGTCATAAAGGAAAAAGTGGTTGATATAAAGTATATACCACCACACTTTGAGATTATCACTAAACAACAGTCTATTAAAGGTATAGATGAAATCGTCCTGACCGTAGGACATCAAGATACCGAACTCTCGGAACAACTTAAAAAATGGCAAGAGCACGCAAAAGAAAATAAAGTGCCTCAAACTTTTACAGAACCTTATCCAGTAGAAAAAATATTACAAGCCACCATTGATAAAACTACGGTTGTTGGCTTTAGAGGTTTCGGTCTGGCAACCATTGATCTTCTACGAGCACTCACCATAAAGAAAGGAGCGCATTTCGAAATTTTAAATGAACACACCAGAGAGGTCGCATTTAAACCATCAGAAAAACATCCAGAGAAATTTGTTCCTTTTTCTTTAGATGGACTGCCTATGGTACCTAAACCACTCAATAAAACTGTAGATGACCTATTTGCTCCTAGTGAAGATGCATTGTCTGCTTTTGCAAAAGCGGTAAACCAAGGTGCATGTGGTGAACATACTGCAAAACATCACTATTTTCTCTTAGAAAGCATGGCAGAAGTAGTGGTGCCTATCTTTCTCAGTTTAGGAAGTAAGGCTATTGAGCATGACTATACCTCATCAGAACTGTATTATCTAGCAATCAATTATATAAGTAACAAAGAAATAGACCACCCTTTACTTCTATCCCATAAATTACCCACTCTCGAAATGATGCAAGATCAGGTAGGAATGGCCATAGGAGAGGTACAAATAACATTAGACTATTGCATTGGTCAAGTGTGGAGACATTGCCAGCCTACAATATATTCAGAGTTTTCTTATCCTGAACTCCCAGACGCTGTAGTCGCAGAGGTAATTGCACTGGATGAGGCCTCAAAAAGATATACATATGGACCTCCAGTAGAAAGTATACAGCAGCTTATTGCACTCACAAAAGCAGGATACTTAGACCTTAGTGTCCTTAAGGATCCAGACATAAACTTACATAATGAGGGTTGGAAACTAAAACTTGAGGAGCAAGAATTAGACGTACATACCATGATTAATGCCGTGTTAGACGCTCCAGAATTAGTAAAAGTAAATACAACTCTTATTCAGAATCTTCTAAAAGATAAAATGATAGAACCTAAACACACTGATCTGGGTATAAGAACTGATGATTATGGCTATGTTGAAGTTCCTGAAGATAAAAGTTTTGTGCCGCTAGCTGTGTTAGGAAGGCTCTCTAAAGGAAGTGTTATAGGAGTGGATGCTATTTTAGAATGTTTTGGAAAGCGCATTACAAGCTGGGCAAACCATTCAATAAAGTGTATGCTAGAAAAATAA
- a CDS encoding pirin family protein, which produces MKTTIYKADSRGYANHGWLKSHHTFSFAGYHDPSRMNFGAMRVLNDDTVAGGRGFDMHRHLNMEIVSIPLSGDLEHSDSMGNKTVIKEGDIQVMSAGTGVDHSEYNKNSDQEVKFLQIWILPNKRPVDPRYDQLKINEDGKKNEFVQILSPNKSDEGVWIYQDAWFHIGEFIEETTTIYSLKKKGDGIFLFVLEGNAQIAGNLLNKRDAIGISDVDKVEITIQSDSKILIIEVPMEF; this is translated from the coding sequence ATGAAAACTACTATATATAAAGCAGATTCACGAGGCTATGCTAATCATGGATGGCTTAAAAGTCATCACACTTTTAGCTTTGCTGGTTATCATGATCCATCAAGAATGAACTTTGGTGCCATGCGCGTTTTAAATGATGATACTGTAGCTGGAGGTCGTGGGTTTGATATGCACAGACATCTTAATATGGAGATTGTTTCGATTCCATTATCAGGAGATCTTGAGCATAGTGACAGTATGGGAAACAAAACCGTCATTAAAGAAGGAGATATTCAAGTGATGAGTGCAGGAACAGGTGTAGACCATAGTGAGTATAATAAAAATAGTGATCAAGAAGTAAAGTTTCTTCAAATATGGATCCTTCCTAATAAACGACCCGTAGACCCTCGTTATGACCAGTTGAAGATAAATGAAGATGGAAAAAAGAACGAATTTGTACAGATTCTATCTCCTAATAAAAGTGATGAAGGAGTATGGATCTATCAAGATGCATGGTTTCATATAGGAGAATTTATTGAGGAAACAACTACCATTTATTCTCTTAAAAAAAAGGGTGATGGAATATTCCTTTTTGTGTTAGAAGGAAATGCACAGATCGCAGGAAATCTTCTTAATAAAAGAGATGCAATAGGTATCTCTGATGTTGACAAAGTAGAGATTACTATACAATCTGACTCTAAAATTTTAATCATTGAAGTTCCTATGGAATTTTAA